One window of Medicago truncatula cultivar Jemalong A17 chromosome 2, MtrunA17r5.0-ANR, whole genome shotgun sequence genomic DNA carries:
- the LOC25487476 gene encoding serine carboxypeptidase-like 51 has protein sequence MEKLYVFFVTLVFLGFLFHEGKVGALKSEDGLEEWGYVQVRPKAHMFWWLYRSPYKVENPSKPWPIILWLQGGPGGSGVGFGNFIEFGPLDANLEPRNFTWLRKADLLFVDSPVGTGFSFVEDSKLLVKTDEEAATDLTTLLIKIFNNDPILQKCNLFIFGESYGGKFAATLGLSALKAIKKGRLKTTLGGVVLADSWISPEDYVLSWGPLLKDMSRIDDNGLQKSNILAERIKQQLEAGEFINATSTWIQLEYVINKSSNFVDFYNFMEDSGSYSVTSSTIEKRLLKEIPMRRYSKYLTSFKDSNVVNGDLDTLLNGVTKKKLKIIPNNITWYAESVYVIANFLGEFMKPRIAEVDELLALGVNVTVYNGQLDLICATKGTESWLKKLKWLGLQNFLSKDRTPIYCGSERKTKGFFKSYENLNFYWILGAGHFVPIDQPCIALNMVGAITQSPAA, from the exons ATGGAGAAGctttatgtgttttttgttaCTCTTGTATTTCTTGGTTTCCTATTTCATGAAGGAAAAGTTGGTGCTTTGAAGAGTGAAGATGGATTAGAAGAATGGGGATATGTGCAAGTTAGACCTA AAGCACACATGTTCTGGTGGCTTTACAGAAGCCCCTACAAAGTGGAGAATCCCTCCAAACCATGGCCAATCATTCTCTGGTTGCAGGGAGGACCT GGTGGTTCAGGAGTTGGATTCGGAAATTTTATAGAGTTTGGCCCTCTTGATGCCAATTTGGAGCCAAGGAATTTCACTTGGTTGAGAAAAGCAGATTTGCTATTTGTG GACAGTCCAGTTGGTACAGGGTTCAGTTTTGTTGAGGATTCAAAATTACTTGTCAAAACTGATGAGGAGGCAGCCACTGACTTGACTACATTATTAATCAAGATATTTAATAATGATCCAATTCTTCAAAAATGTAATTTGTTCATTTTTGGGGAGTCTTATGGTGGAAAATTTGCTGCTACTCTTGGATTATCAGCCCTCAAAGCAATTAAAAAAGGAAGATTGAAGACTACACTTGGAG GTGTGGTATTAGCAGACAGCTGGATCTCCCCAGAAGACTATGTG CTCTCATGGGGTCCTCTTTTGAAAGACATGTCAAGAATTGATGACAATGGACTACAAAAATCaaacat TTTGGCAGAAAGGATCAAGCAACAACTTGAAGCTGGTGAATTTATTAATGCAACTTCTACATGGATTCAACTTGAATATGTAATTAATAAAAGCAGCAACTTTGTG gATTTCTATAATTTTATGGAGGACAGTGGAAGTTATTCAGTAACCTCATCAACAATTGAGAAGAGATTATTAAAAGAAATACCAATGAGGCGTTACTCCAAGTATCTTACTTCATTTAAAGATTCTAATGTTGTTAATGGTGATCTAGACACCTTATTAAATGGTGtcacaaagaaaaaattgaagatcATTCCCAATAATATTAC ATGGTATGCTGAGTCAGTTTATGTGATTGCAAATTTTTTAGGTGAATTTATGAAACCAAGAATTGCTGAG GTTGATGAGTTGCTAGCTCTTGGGGTCAATGTAACTGTGTACAATGGACAA CTTGATCTCATTTGTGCAACCAAGGGAACTGAATCTTGGCTCAAGAAACTCAA ATGGTTAGGCCTTCAAAATTTCTTGAGTAAAGACAGAACTCCCATATATTGTGGAAGTGAAAGAAAGACCAAAGGCTTCTTTAAGTCATATGAAAACCTAAACTTCTATTGGATACTTGGTGCTGGCCATTTT GTACCTATTGATCAGCCATGCATAGCACTAAACATGGTGGGTGCAATTACACAGTCACCAGCAGCTTGA